From the genome of Spinacia oleracea cultivar Varoflay chromosome 2, BTI_SOV_V1, whole genome shotgun sequence, one region includes:
- the LOC130467902 gene encoding uncharacterized protein: protein MSDESLPPPGGHEERGMTRQSTGPGPLWVGPELYDGRDLHYDLEHHVTSRLHARRETTVHGYGAATSETVFSYLSSDAQALVMASSLFPVIETFWEILRLNISLSFLRSFMRWWWDTTNTFHFPWGEMTITPEDYTALTGLTFTGNPVRLRSDGPSPTVAEGTRLLGSWMGSRLPSYQPRGIPFADLMWALEHGVEESPSRQARLFYLHFITSTFLSGPTDTFDPRWIGMVEDVSTLGDYRWGDLGYATLVGQMSLSVRDSDSSRRHFVITLAGVPRLIDPWAFEHLSWLAPRKGQRPLEFPAGRHWGWKKKLTVRPPPDIVWDLIWDGNPEHVVWTPWLSFRGTHSSVRDSYALSQMRVLFVGRRDPVWYLGERVRMQTVGAFSVPRPPPATMLSTRSIGESWRVHSRTGVPATELVIEGASYYQFIQDSLRLPEPGAECPDPSLGGWVLPDARISYTGESGSEIVETFPEDRVFHAPLPEGVQAVPARTANAMVGVINRLKSALVRARSALSCRSPHSTRTAAGRAGADDAGPSGGGHGRERERARHSPLRHRRSDAGVSSSGERSEPERRRRSVSVAREPSPELQSQPHFWGDSGWGPSYHGEWSGWFGKALRHGADDES from the exons atgtctgacgagtcgttaccccctcctggtggccacgaggagcgtggcatgacgcgtcagtctactggcccgggtcccctatgggtgggccctgagctctacgacggtcgtgatctgcactacgacctagagcaccacgtgacttcccgccttcacgcgaggagagagactacggttcacggctatggcgcagcgacgagtgagaccgtttttagctatctgagctcggacgcccaggccttggtgatggcgagctcactgtttccggtgattgagaccttctgggagatactgcggcttaacatctccctgtcctttctacggtcgttcatgaggtggtggtgggataccaccaacaccttccattttccttggggcgagatgacgatcactcctgaggactacacagctttgacgggcttgacctttacagggaaccccgttcgtctgaggtcggatggcccatcgccgactgttgctgagggtaccaggctcctgggctcttggatgggtagtagattaccttcgtaccagccccgtgggatacctttcgctgacctgatgtgggctttggagcatggggtagaggagtcgccttcgagacaggctcggctgttctacctccattttattacttccacttttctatcgggtccgactgacacttttgacccgaggtggataggcatggtagaggacgtgtctacactgggtgactatcgctggggcgatttgggctatgcgacgcttgtcggccagatgagtttgtcggtgcgcgactcggactcgagtagacgtcactttgtgattacattagcgggagtgccgcgtttgatcgac ccgtgggcctttgagcacttatcttggctggctccccgaaaggggcagaggcctttggagttccctgccggtcgccattggggttggaagaagaagctgacagtgcgtccaccgcccgatatcgtgtgggatcttatctgGGACGGGAACCCagagcat gtggtttggaccccatggctctcttttaggggtacccattcttcggtcagggatagttatgccctgagccagatgcgggtcttgttcgttggccgccgggaccctgtctggtacctgggagagcgggtacgtatgcagacggtcggggctttttcggtgcccaggcctccgcctgcgaccatgctgtctactcgctcgataggcgagtcgtggagggtccactcgaggactggcgtgccggcgacggagttggtgatagagggagctagctattaccagtttatccaggattctcttcgtctcccggagcctggcgct gagtgtcctgacccttcgttggggggatgggtgcttcccgatgctcggatctcgtatacaggagagagtggatccgagattgtggagactttcccggaagaccgggttttccatgctccgctccctgagggagtacaggcg gttccggcccgtacggccaatgcgatggtgggggtgatcaaccggttgaagtccgcgttggttcgagctcggtctgcactttcttgcaggagcccccactctactcgg ACGGCTGCTGGACgtgccggggccgacgacgcgggtccctcgggcgggggacacggtcgtgagagagagagggcacgacactcgcccctacggcatcgccgttccgacgcgggggtgagttcttccggggagaggtccgagccggagcgtaggcgacgttccgtgtcggtggcccgagagcctagccccgagttgcagtcacaacctcatttttggggtgactctggctgggggccctcataccacggggagtggagtggatggttCGGCAAGGCTttgagacatggagccgatgacgagtcttag